Proteins co-encoded in one Mycobacterium mantenii genomic window:
- a CDS encoding beta-phosphoglucomutase family hydrolase, translating into MSSSLGLPEKVRACLFDLDGVLTDTASVHTKAWKAMFDAYLSDRAKRTGGEFVPFDAATDYREYVDGKKREDGVRSFLESRDIHLPDGSPDDPDDAETIYGLGNRKNDMFQKVLKEDGVEVFDGSLRYLEAVSAAGLGIAVVSSSANTRDVLKITGLERFVQERVDGITLRDEHIAGKPAPDSYLRGAQLLDVPADAAAVFEDALSGVEAGRAGNFGFVVGVDRVGQAEDLRRNGADVVVTDLAELLQS; encoded by the coding sequence GTGAGCTCATCCCTGGGTCTGCCAGAGAAAGTGCGTGCCTGCCTGTTCGACCTCGACGGAGTGCTCACCGACACCGCCAGTGTGCACACCAAAGCCTGGAAGGCCATGTTCGACGCCTACCTGTCCGACCGGGCCAAGCGCACCGGCGGCGAGTTCGTTCCCTTCGACGCGGCCACCGACTATCGCGAATACGTCGACGGCAAGAAGCGCGAGGACGGGGTCCGCTCGTTCCTGGAAAGCCGCGACATCCACCTGCCCGACGGCAGCCCCGACGATCCCGACGACGCCGAGACGATCTACGGCCTGGGCAACCGCAAGAACGACATGTTCCAAAAGGTTTTGAAGGAGGACGGCGTCGAGGTGTTCGACGGGTCGCTGCGCTACCTCGAGGCGGTGTCGGCCGCGGGGCTGGGGATCGCGGTGGTGTCGTCGAGCGCCAACACCCGCGACGTCCTGAAGATCACCGGCCTGGAACGGTTCGTGCAGGAGCGGGTGGACGGCATCACCCTGCGCGACGAGCACATCGCCGGCAAACCGGCCCCCGACTCCTACCTGCGCGGGGCGCAGCTGCTCGACGTCCCCGCCGACGCGGCCGCCGTGTTCGAGGACGCCTTGTCCGGGGTGGAGGCCGGCCGGGCAGGTAACTTCGGGTTCGTGGTAGGTGTCGACCGGGTGGGCCAAGCCGAGGACTTACGCCGCAACGGCGCCGACGTGGTGGTCACCGACCTCGCCGAGTTGCTGCAGTCATGA
- a CDS encoding glycoside hydrolase family 65 protein: MITDESFPVDPWHVRETQLDLNLLAQSESLFTLSNGHIGLRGNLDEGEPYGLPGTYLNSFYEIRPLPYAEAGYGYPEAGQTLVDVTNGKIIRLLVEDEPFDVRYGELISHERDMDLRAGTLTRSAHWRSPAGKQVKVVSTRLVSLAQRGVAAIEYCVEAVGDFVRVTVQSELVTNEDQPQTSGDPRVSAILENPLEEVAHEYTDTGAVLMHRTRSSALMMAAGMDHEVDVPGRVQVGTDARADLARTTVICGLREGQKLRIVKYLAYGWSSMRSRPALRDQVAAALHSARYTGWQGLLDSQREYLDSFWDCADVEVEGDSESQQAVRFGLFHLLQASARAERRAIAAKGLTGTGYDGHAFWDTEGYVLPVLTYTAPHTVADALRWRASTLDLAKERAAELGLGGAAFPWRTIRGQECSAYWPAGTAAWHINADIAMAFERYRIVTGDDDLEAECGLQVLVETARLWVSLGHHDRHGVWHLDGVTGPDEYTAVVRDNVFTNLMAAHNLRVAAEACNRHPDVAKALGVTTEEAAGWRDAADAANIPYDDGLGVHQQCEGFTTLAEWDFRENHAYPLLLHDPYVRLYPAQVIKQADLVLAMHWRSHAFTPEEKARNVDYYEPRMVRDSSLSACTQAVMCAEVGHLELAHDYAYEAALIDLRDLHHNTRDGLHMASLAGAWTALVAGFGGLRDDEGILSLDPQLPDGISRLRFRLRWRDFRVTVDVNHDDVTYTLRDGPGGELTIRHAGDEFELSTEAATTVAVRPRKPLLPPPHQPPGREPMHRRVLSRGH, from the coding sequence ATGATCACCGACGAATCGTTCCCCGTTGACCCATGGCACGTCCGCGAGACCCAGCTCGACCTCAATCTGCTGGCCCAGTCCGAATCCCTGTTCACCCTGTCCAACGGGCACATCGGGCTGCGCGGCAACCTCGACGAGGGTGAGCCGTACGGCCTGCCGGGCACCTACCTGAACTCCTTCTACGAGATCCGGCCGCTGCCCTACGCCGAGGCCGGTTACGGCTATCCGGAGGCGGGCCAGACGCTGGTCGACGTCACCAACGGCAAGATCATCCGGCTGCTGGTCGAGGACGAGCCGTTCGACGTCCGCTACGGCGAATTGATCTCCCACGAGCGGGATATGGACCTGCGCGCCGGAACGCTGACCCGCAGCGCGCACTGGCGCTCACCGGCGGGAAAACAGGTAAAGGTGGTGTCGACCCGGCTGGTGTCCCTGGCGCAGCGCGGCGTCGCCGCCATCGAGTACTGCGTCGAAGCGGTCGGTGACTTCGTCCGCGTCACGGTGCAGTCCGAGCTGGTCACCAACGAGGACCAGCCGCAGACCTCCGGCGACCCGCGAGTGTCGGCCATTCTGGAGAATCCGCTCGAAGAGGTCGCTCACGAATACACCGACACCGGCGCGGTCCTCATGCACCGGACGCGCAGCAGCGCGCTGATGATGGCCGCCGGGATGGACCACGAGGTGGACGTTCCCGGGCGCGTCCAGGTCGGCACCGATGCGCGGGCCGATCTGGCACGGACCACCGTGATCTGCGGGTTGCGCGAGGGACAGAAGCTGCGCATCGTCAAGTACCTGGCGTACGGCTGGTCGAGCATGCGCTCGCGTCCGGCGCTGCGCGATCAGGTCGCCGCCGCGCTGCACAGCGCCCGCTACACCGGCTGGCAGGGGCTGCTGGATTCGCAACGCGAGTATCTGGACAGCTTCTGGGATTGCGCCGACGTCGAGGTCGAGGGCGACTCCGAATCCCAGCAGGCCGTGCGATTCGGGCTCTTCCACCTGCTGCAGGCCAGCGCCCGCGCCGAACGCCGCGCGATCGCGGCCAAGGGGCTCACCGGAACCGGCTACGACGGCCACGCCTTCTGGGACACCGAGGGTTATGTGTTGCCGGTGCTCACCTACACCGCGCCGCACACGGTCGCCGACGCGCTGCGCTGGCGCGCCTCCACCCTGGATCTGGCCAAGGAGCGGGCGGCCGAACTGGGCCTGGGGGGCGCCGCCTTCCCGTGGCGGACCATCCGCGGGCAGGAGTGCTCGGCGTACTGGCCCGCCGGCACCGCGGCCTGGCACATCAACGCCGACATCGCGATGGCTTTCGAGCGCTACCGCATCGTCACCGGGGACGACGACCTGGAAGCCGAGTGCGGCCTGCAGGTGCTGGTCGAGACCGCCCGGCTGTGGGTCTCCCTCGGCCATCACGACCGGCACGGGGTCTGGCACCTCGACGGTGTCACCGGCCCCGACGAGTACACGGCGGTCGTACGCGACAACGTCTTCACCAACCTGATGGCCGCGCACAATCTGCGCGTCGCCGCCGAAGCCTGCAACCGCCATCCCGACGTGGCCAAGGCGCTGGGGGTCACCACCGAGGAGGCGGCGGGCTGGCGCGATGCGGCCGACGCCGCCAACATCCCCTACGACGACGGCCTGGGCGTCCATCAGCAGTGCGAAGGGTTCACCACCCTGGCGGAATGGGATTTCCGGGAGAACCATGCTTACCCGTTGCTGCTGCACGACCCGTACGTGCGGCTGTACCCCGCACAGGTGATCAAGCAGGCCGACCTGGTGCTGGCCATGCACTGGCGGAGCCACGCGTTCACGCCCGAGGAGAAGGCCCGCAACGTCGACTACTACGAGCCGCGCATGGTGCGCGACTCGTCGCTGTCGGCCTGCACCCAGGCGGTGATGTGCGCCGAGGTCGGGCATTTGGAGCTGGCCCATGACTACGCGTACGAGGCCGCCCTGATCGATCTGCGCGATCTGCACCACAACACCCGCGACGGTCTGCACATGGCCTCGCTCGCCGGTGCCTGGACCGCGCTGGTGGCCGGCTTCGGCGGCCTGCGCGACGACGAGGGCATCCTGTCGCTGGATCCTCAACTGCCCGATGGCATTTCGCGGCTACGGTTCCGGCTGCGGTGGCGAGACTTCCGGGTCACCGTCGACGTCAACCACGACGACGTCACCTACACACTGCGCGACGGGCCCGGCGGCGAGCTGACCATTCGGCACGCCGGAGACGAGTTCGAGCTGAGCACCGAGGCCGCCACGACGGTCGCGGTGCGTCCCCGCAAGCCACTACTGCCGCCGCCGCACCAGCCGCCCGGCCGTGAGCCCATGCACCGGCGGGTGCTGTCCCGGGGTCACTGA
- a CDS encoding TetR/AcrR family transcriptional regulator, whose protein sequence is MTTTSARGREKMPTGRAEVAAAILEAATDLFAERGPAATSIRDIAARSNVNHGLVFRHFGTKEQLVGAVLDHLGANLSALLGTDTPPAVLEKSLDRQMRVMARTVLDGYPAGQLQKRFPNIATLLDGVRPQYDDDVKARLAVANALALQFGWRLFAPILRSATGIEELTDAEIRQAAGAEVRRILGPADTQ, encoded by the coding sequence GTGACTACAACTTCCGCAAGGGGCCGTGAGAAAATGCCGACCGGCCGCGCGGAAGTGGCCGCGGCGATCCTGGAGGCCGCCACCGACCTGTTCGCCGAGCGCGGGCCGGCCGCGACGTCCATCCGCGACATCGCCGCGCGATCCAACGTCAACCACGGCCTGGTGTTTCGGCACTTCGGCACCAAGGAGCAATTGGTCGGCGCCGTCCTCGATCACCTGGGCGCCAACCTCAGCGCCCTGCTGGGCACCGATACGCCCCCCGCCGTGCTGGAGAAATCCCTGGACCGGCAGATGCGGGTGATGGCCCGCACCGTCCTCGACGGCTATCCGGCGGGCCAGCTACAGAAGCGCTTTCCCAACATCGCGACGCTGCTCGACGGGGTACGGCCGCAGTACGACGACGACGTCAAGGCCCGGCTCGCGGTCGCCAATGCCCTTGCCCTGCAATTCGGTTGGCGGCTGTTCGCGCCAATCCTGCGCTCCGCCACGGGAATCGAAGAGCTGACGGATGCCGAAATACGCCAGGCCGCCGGCGCCGAGGTGCGGCGGATTCTCGGGCCCGCCGATACTCAGTGA
- a CDS encoding TauD/TfdA dioxygenase family protein translates to MTGQVTVTKLASRIGARVDGVRLGGDLDQDAVEKIRGALLTHKVIFFRHQHHLDDEQQLAFARLLGTPVGHPAASALAAKNMPVITPIDSEYGKANRWHTDVTFAANYPAASILRAVTLPSYGGSTLWASTAAAYEHLPEPLKALVENLWALHTNRYDYVTTEAALSMSDTQRAFRQAFEKPDFRTEHPVVRVHPETGERTLLAGDFVRAFVGLDSHESSVLLELLQRRITMPENTIRWNWAQGDVAMWDNRATQHRAIDDYDDQPRLMHRITLMGDVPVNVRGERSRVVSGAPLQVLAS, encoded by the coding sequence ATGACAGGTCAGGTAACCGTCACCAAGCTGGCAAGCCGCATCGGTGCCCGGGTGGACGGGGTTCGCCTCGGCGGCGACCTCGACCAGGACGCGGTCGAGAAGATCCGCGGGGCGCTGTTGACCCACAAGGTGATCTTCTTCCGTCACCAGCACCACCTCGACGACGAGCAGCAGCTCGCGTTCGCCCGTCTGTTGGGCACGCCCGTCGGCCACCCGGCCGCCTCGGCCCTGGCGGCCAAGAACATGCCGGTGATCACCCCGATCGACTCCGAGTACGGCAAGGCGAACCGCTGGCACACCGACGTGACGTTCGCCGCCAACTATCCGGCGGCGTCGATCCTGCGCGCGGTCACCCTGCCGAGCTATGGCGGCTCGACGCTGTGGGCCTCGACCGCGGCGGCTTACGAGCATCTGCCCGAGCCGCTCAAAGCCCTGGTGGAAAATCTGTGGGCACTGCACACCAACCGCTACGACTACGTGACCACCGAAGCGGCGTTGTCGATGAGCGACACCCAGCGGGCGTTCCGTCAGGCGTTCGAAAAGCCGGACTTCCGCACCGAGCATCCCGTGGTGCGGGTGCACCCGGAGACCGGGGAACGCACCCTGCTGGCCGGTGATTTCGTCCGCGCCTTCGTCGGTCTGGACAGTCACGAGTCGAGCGTGCTGCTGGAACTGCTGCAGCGCCGAATCACGATGCCGGAGAACACCATTCGCTGGAACTGGGCACAGGGCGACGTCGCGATGTGGGACAACCGCGCGACCCAGCACCGCGCGATCGACGACTACGACGACCAGCCGCGGCTGATGCACCGCATCACCCTGATGGGCGACGTGCCGGTCAACGTGCGCGGCGAGCGCAGCCGGGTGGTCAGCGGCGCACCGCTGCAGGTGCTCGCAAGCTGA
- a CDS encoding GMC family oxidoreductase N-terminal domain-containing protein: MKPDYDVLIIGSGFGGSVSALRLTEKGYRVGVLEAGQRFADEDFAETSWDLRKFLWAPRLGCYGIQRIHPLKNVMILAGAGVGGGSLNYANTLYVPPEPFFKDQQWAHITDWRDELMPHYDQAQRMLGVVTNPTFTDADRILKEVADEMGCGDTFVPTPVGVFFGPDGTKAPGKTVPDPYFGGVGPERTGCLECGCCMTGCRYGAKNTLLKNYLGLAESAGAQVIPMTTVKRFEHRPDGLWEVRTVRTGSWLRRDRRTYTARHVILAAGTWGTQHLLFKMRDQGRLPRLSQRLGVLTRTNSESIVGAGRLEVSPDLDLTHGVAITSSIHPTADTHVEPCRYGKGSNAMGLLQTLMTDGTGPEGTDVPRWKQLLQQAQDDPRRTVRLLNPRQWSERTMIALVMQHLDNSITTYTKRGKLGIRWYTSKQGHGEPNPSWNPVGNKVTRRIAEKIDGVAGGTWGELFNIPLTAHFLGGAVIGDSAEHGVIDPYHRVYGYPTLFVVDGAAISANLGVNPSLSITAQAERAASLWPNNGEIDQRPAQGQPYRRLDPIAPAHPRVPVSAPGALRWAPVNPVSSAG, translated from the coding sequence ATGAAGCCGGATTACGACGTACTGATCATCGGTTCGGGTTTCGGGGGCAGCGTCAGCGCGTTGCGACTGACCGAAAAGGGCTACCGCGTCGGCGTATTGGAGGCCGGCCAGCGGTTCGCCGACGAGGATTTCGCCGAGACGTCCTGGGATCTGCGTAAGTTTTTGTGGGCGCCGCGGTTGGGGTGCTACGGGATCCAGCGCATCCACCCGCTGAAGAACGTGATGATCCTGGCCGGCGCCGGGGTGGGCGGCGGCTCGCTGAACTACGCCAACACGCTGTATGTGCCGCCGGAGCCGTTCTTCAAAGACCAGCAGTGGGCGCACATCACCGACTGGCGCGACGAACTCATGCCGCACTACGACCAGGCCCAGCGAATGCTGGGGGTGGTGACGAACCCGACCTTCACCGACGCCGACCGCATCCTCAAGGAGGTTGCCGACGAAATGGGTTGCGGCGACACCTTCGTGCCGACCCCGGTCGGGGTGTTCTTCGGGCCGGACGGCACCAAGGCTCCGGGCAAGACCGTGCCGGACCCGTATTTCGGGGGCGTGGGACCGGAGCGCACCGGCTGCCTGGAGTGTGGCTGCTGCATGACCGGCTGCCGCTACGGCGCCAAGAACACGCTGCTGAAGAACTACCTTGGACTCGCGGAATCGGCTGGCGCACAGGTGATTCCGATGACGACGGTGAAGCGTTTCGAGCACCGTCCCGACGGGCTGTGGGAGGTGCGTACCGTGCGCACCGGCAGCTGGCTACGCCGCGACCGGCGCACCTACACCGCCCGGCACGTCATCCTGGCGGCGGGCACCTGGGGCACCCAGCACCTGCTGTTCAAGATGCGTGACCAGGGCCGGCTGCCGCGCCTCTCGCAGCGGCTGGGCGTGCTGACCCGCACCAACTCCGAGTCCATCGTCGGCGCCGGGCGGCTCGAGGTGTCCCCGGATCTGGACCTGACGCACGGGGTGGCGATCACGTCGTCGATCCACCCGACCGCGGACACCCACGTCGAGCCCTGCCGCTACGGCAAGGGCTCCAACGCGATGGGGCTGCTGCAAACCCTGATGACCGACGGGACCGGACCGGAGGGCACCGACGTGCCGCGCTGGAAGCAATTGCTGCAGCAGGCCCAAGACGACCCCCGGCGCACGGTGCGGCTGCTCAATCCGCGCCAATGGAGCGAACGCACCATGATCGCCCTGGTGATGCAGCACCTGGACAATTCGATCACCACCTACACCAAACGCGGCAAGCTGGGCATCCGCTGGTACACCAGCAAGCAGGGGCACGGGGAGCCGAACCCGTCCTGGAACCCGGTGGGCAACAAGGTGACCCGGCGCATCGCCGAGAAGATCGACGGCGTGGCCGGCGGCACCTGGGGCGAGCTGTTCAACATTCCGCTGACCGCCCACTTCCTCGGCGGTGCGGTGATCGGCGACAGCGCCGAGCACGGGGTCATCGACCCCTACCACCGGGTCTACGGCTACCCGACGCTGTTCGTGGTGGACGGCGCGGCCATCTCGGCGAACCTGGGCGTCAACCCCTCGCTGTCCATCACCGCCCAGGCCGAGCGGGCCGCCTCGTTGTGGCCGAACAACGGCGAGATCGACCAGCGCCCGGCGCAGGGCCAGCCGTATCGCAGGCTGGATCCGATAGCGCCGGCGCACCCGAGGGTGCCCGTCTCCGCCCCGGGTGCGCTGCGCTGGGCACCGGTCAATCCGGTCAGCTCGGCCGGCTAG
- a CDS encoding GuaB3 family IMP dehydrogenase-related protein, whose amino-acid sequence MVEIGMGRVARRSYELSEVSIVASRRTRSSQDVSTAWQLDAYRFEIPVLAHPTDALVSPEFAIELGKLGGLGVLNGEGLIGRHADVEAKIAQLVEAASKEPEPSAAIRLLQEFHAAPLNPDLLGSAVARIREAGVTTAVRVSPQNAQALTPVLVQAGIDLLVIQGTIVSAERVASDGEPLNLKTFISELDVPVVAGGVQDHRTALHLMRTGAAGVIVGYGATRGVTTSDEVLGISVPMATAIADAAAARREYLDETGGRYVHVLADGDVHTSGELAKAIACGADAVVLGTPLAESAEALGEGWFWPAAAAHPSLPRGALLQIAVGERPPLQQVLNGPSDDPFGSLNLVGGLRRSMAKAGYCDLKEFQKVGLTVGS is encoded by the coding sequence ATGGTCGAGATCGGGATGGGCCGCGTCGCCCGTCGCAGCTATGAACTGAGCGAAGTCAGCATCGTGGCCTCCCGGCGTACCCGCTCGTCGCAGGACGTGTCGACCGCCTGGCAGCTGGACGCCTACCGGTTCGAGATCCCGGTGCTGGCCCATCCCACCGATGCGCTGGTGTCCCCGGAGTTCGCGATCGAGCTCGGCAAGCTCGGCGGCCTGGGGGTGCTCAACGGTGAGGGGCTGATCGGGCGGCACGCCGATGTCGAGGCCAAGATCGCGCAGCTCGTCGAGGCGGCCAGCAAGGAGCCCGAACCCTCGGCGGCGATCCGGCTGCTGCAGGAATTTCACGCGGCGCCGCTGAACCCCGACCTGCTGGGCTCCGCGGTCGCCCGGATCCGGGAGGCCGGGGTCACCACCGCGGTGCGGGTCAGCCCGCAGAACGCCCAGGCGTTGACGCCGGTGCTGGTGCAGGCCGGCATCGACTTGCTGGTCATCCAGGGCACCATCGTCTCGGCCGAGCGGGTGGCCAGCGACGGTGAACCGCTGAACCTCAAGACCTTCATCTCCGAGCTCGACGTGCCGGTGGTCGCCGGCGGCGTGCAAGACCACCGCACCGCGCTGCACCTGATGCGCACCGGCGCCGCCGGCGTCATCGTCGGTTACGGCGCGACCCGCGGGGTGACCACCAGCGACGAGGTCCTGGGTATCAGCGTGCCGATGGCCACCGCGATCGCCGACGCCGCCGCCGCGCGGCGCGAGTACCTCGACGAGACCGGCGGCCGCTACGTGCACGTGCTGGCCGACGGCGACGTCCACACCTCCGGCGAGCTGGCGAAGGCGATCGCCTGCGGCGCCGACGCGGTGGTGCTGGGCACGCCGCTCGCCGAGTCCGCCGAGGCCCTGGGCGAGGGATGGTTTTGGCCGGCCGCCGCGGCGCACCCGTCGCTGCCGCGCGGTGCGCTGCTGCAGATCGCCGTCGGTGAGCGCCCGCCGCTGCAGCAGGTGCTCAACGGGCCGTCCGATGACCCGTTCGGCAGCCTCAACCTGGTCGGTGGGCTGCGCCGGTCGATGGCCAAGGCCGGCTATTGCGACCTCAAGGAGTTCCAGAAGGTCGGCCTCACCGTCGGGAGCTGA
- the guaB gene encoding IMP dehydrogenase — MTRGTSHLEDSSDLVGSAYVRVGGLVDDPVPTGGDNPHKIAMLGLTFDDVLLLPAASDVVPATADTSGQLTRKIRLKVPLVSSAMDTVTESRMAIAMARAGGMGVLHRNLPVAEQAGQVEMVKRSEAGMVTDPVTCRPDNTLAQVDAMCARFRISGLPVVDESGALVGIITNRDMRFEVDQTKKVAEVMTKAPLITAQEGVSADAALGLLRRHKIEKLPIVDGHGRLTGLITVKDFVKTEQHPLATKDSDGRLLVGAAVGVGGDAWVRAMMLVDAGVDVLIVDTAHAHNRLVLDMVGKLKAEVGEKVEVIGGNVATRSAAAALVAAGADAVKVGVGPGSICTTRVVAGVGAPQITAILEAVAACGPAGVPVIADGGLQYSGDIAKALAAGASTAMLGSLLAGTAEAPGELIFVNGKQFKSYRGMGSLGAMAGRGSGGGGKSYSKDRYFADDALSEDKLVPEGIEGRVPFRGPLSSVIHQLTGGLRAAMGYTGSPTIEALHQAQFVRITAAGLRESHPHDVAMTVEAPNYYAR; from the coding sequence ATGACCCGTGGCACGTCCCACCTGGAAGACAGCTCCGACCTCGTCGGCAGTGCATATGTGCGGGTGGGTGGCCTGGTGGATGACCCGGTGCCCACCGGAGGCGACAACCCGCACAAGATCGCCATGCTCGGCCTGACGTTCGACGACGTGCTGCTGCTGCCGGCGGCCTCCGACGTCGTTCCCGCCACCGCGGACACCTCCGGCCAGCTCACCAGGAAGATCAGGCTCAAAGTGCCCCTGGTGAGTTCGGCGATGGACACGGTCACCGAATCGCGGATGGCCATCGCGATGGCCCGGGCCGGCGGCATGGGTGTGCTGCACCGCAACCTGCCGGTCGCCGAGCAGGCCGGTCAGGTCGAGATGGTCAAACGCTCGGAGGCCGGCATGGTCACCGACCCGGTTACCTGCCGCCCGGACAACACCCTGGCCCAGGTCGACGCGATGTGCGCGCGGTTCCGGATCTCCGGGCTGCCGGTGGTCGACGAGTCGGGCGCGCTGGTCGGCATCATCACCAACCGCGACATGCGGTTCGAGGTCGACCAGACCAAGAAGGTCGCCGAGGTGATGACCAAGGCCCCGCTGATCACCGCGCAGGAGGGTGTGTCCGCCGACGCGGCGCTGGGACTGTTGCGGCGCCACAAGATCGAGAAGCTGCCAATCGTCGACGGCCACGGCCGGCTGACCGGGCTGATCACCGTCAAGGACTTCGTCAAGACCGAACAACACCCGCTGGCCACCAAGGACAGCGACGGCAGGCTGCTGGTCGGCGCCGCCGTCGGCGTCGGGGGCGACGCCTGGGTCCGGGCGATGATGCTGGTCGACGCCGGGGTGGACGTGCTGATCGTGGACACCGCGCACGCGCACAACCGGTTGGTGCTCGACATGGTCGGCAAGCTCAAGGCCGAGGTGGGCGAGAAGGTCGAGGTGATCGGCGGCAACGTCGCCACCCGCTCGGCGGCCGCGGCCCTGGTCGCCGCCGGTGCCGACGCGGTGAAAGTGGGCGTGGGGCCGGGCTCGATCTGCACCACCCGGGTGGTGGCCGGCGTCGGCGCACCACAGATCACGGCGATCCTGGAGGCGGTCGCGGCCTGTGGTCCGGCGGGCGTCCCGGTGATCGCCGACGGCGGATTGCAGTATTCCGGCGACATCGCCAAGGCGCTGGCGGCCGGCGCGTCGACGGCCATGCTCGGCTCGCTGCTGGCCGGCACCGCCGAGGCCCCCGGCGAACTGATCTTCGTCAACGGCAAGCAGTTCAAGAGCTACCGCGGCATGGGATCGCTGGGAGCCATGGCCGGCCGGGGTTCCGGCGGCGGCGGCAAGTCGTACTCCAAGGACCGCTACTTCGCCGACGACGCGCTCTCCGAGGACAAGTTGGTGCCGGAGGGCATCGAGGGCCGGGTGCCCTTCCGCGGGCCGCTCTCCTCGGTGATCCACCAGCTGACCGGCGGTCTGCGCGCCGCGATGGGCTACACCGGCTCGCCGACCATCGAGGCGCTGCACCAGGCGCAGTTCGTCCGGATCACCGCGGCCGGGCTTCGGGAAAGCCACCCGCACGACGTCGCCATGACGGTCGAAGCCCCCAACTACTACGCACGCTGA
- a CDS encoding DUF5319 domain-containing protein: protein MRDHLPPGLPPDPFADDPCDPSAALEAVEPGQPLDQQERMAVEADLADLAVYEALLAHKGIRGLVVCCDECQQDHYHDWDMLRANLLQLLIDGTVRPHEPAYDPEPDAYVTWDYCRGYADASLNEATSDADGFHRRH, encoded by the coding sequence GTGCGCGACCACCTCCCACCGGGTTTGCCGCCCGACCCTTTCGCCGACGACCCCTGTGATCCGTCGGCGGCACTGGAAGCCGTCGAGCCGGGCCAGCCCCTGGATCAGCAGGAGCGGATGGCCGTCGAGGCCGACCTTGCCGATCTGGCCGTGTACGAAGCGCTTTTGGCGCACAAGGGTATTCGCGGATTGGTGGTGTGCTGCGACGAATGTCAGCAGGATCACTACCACGACTGGGACATGCTGCGGGCCAACCTGCTGCAGCTGCTGATCGACGGCACGGTGCGTCCGCACGAGCCCGCCTACGACCCCGAGCCGGATGCCTACGTCACGTGGGATTACTGCCGGGGCTACGCCGACGCCTCGCTCAACGAAGCGACGTCGGACGCCGACGGTTTCCACCGCCGGCACTGA
- a CDS encoding anti-sigma-D factor RsdA, producing the protein MTVPESLDEFARTDLLLDALAQRRPVEVEDPDADVLTILLEDWRDNLRWPPASALVTPEEAVNALRTGLAERRRGHRGLTVVGSVAAALLVTSGFGAMVVEARPGGTLYGLHAMFFDQPQVHEKQEMLAAKADLAKVQESIDRGQWDQAKNQLTEVSSLVQSIDDPASKQDLMKQLKLLNAKVDAHDPNATLPVASPPAAPPGPATAIPAEPPAASVAPTKAATTAPLSPAASASPSPSAGKHHHHHGQTPPPVVPLTPNQ; encoded by the coding sequence GTGACTGTGCCTGAATCCCTGGATGAATTCGCCCGCACCGACCTGCTGCTCGACGCGCTCGCCCAGCGCCGGCCGGTCGAGGTCGAGGATCCCGACGCCGACGTGCTCACCATCCTGCTGGAGGACTGGCGCGACAACCTGCGGTGGCCGCCGGCCAGCGCGCTGGTGACGCCCGAAGAGGCCGTCAACGCGTTGCGCACCGGATTGGCCGAGCGCCGGCGCGGCCATCGTGGCCTGACCGTCGTCGGATCTGTCGCCGCGGCGCTGTTGGTGACCAGTGGTTTCGGCGCCATGGTGGTCGAGGCCCGGCCCGGAGGCACCCTGTACGGGTTGCACGCGATGTTCTTCGACCAGCCCCAGGTCCATGAGAAGCAGGAAATGCTGGCGGCCAAGGCCGACCTGGCGAAGGTGCAGGAATCGATCGACCGGGGTCAGTGGGACCAGGCCAAGAATCAGCTGACCGAGGTGAGCAGCCTGGTGCAGTCGATTGACGACCCGGCCAGCAAACAAGACCTGATGAAGCAGCTGAAGCTGTTGAACGCCAAGGTCGATGCGCACGACCCGAACGCGACGCTGCCGGTCGCGTCGCCGCCGGCGGCGCCACCCGGGCCGGCCACCGCGATTCCTGCGGAGCCACCCGCCGCCTCGGTCGCACCGACGAAGGCGGCGACGACCGCGCCGCTCAGCCCGGCGGCGAGCGCGTCGCCGAGTCCCTCAGCAGGCAAGCATCACCATCATCACGGTCAGACACCACCCCCGGTGGTGCCGCTGACTCCGAATCAGTAA